One uncultured Pseudodesulfovibrio sp. genomic window carries:
- a CDS encoding rhomboid family intramembrane serine protease: MHARTVHPGFFRRVLRHAWVDLVPLMRGEDAPPLSRREAQLWALVLASRHVPHQLRRVVGEQGEGWAVRVQEWFAGRAVEELELYFEENRPELAKVELPDLRPVGGNEPTLFGLALLVAFYWAYSRTYPSLGLYPDLWVRLGSADAGAILSGQWWRLCTALTLHADGPHVAGNAVIGGVFIWLAARRLGSGTAWLLTMVSGVLGNLFNSLVLGIHHDAIGFSTATFGAAGVLAGITPFGVGGGLHGLGSGSWLRRFFRFTRTALIPFGAGLGLLAMLGAGNGEGNTDLGAHLFGFASGLGLGAATGWAGTRYGLPGKGADFRLYAAALLMPAVAWVWAWLA; this comes from the coding sequence ATGCACGCCCGTACCGTCCATCCCGGATTCTTTCGCCGCGTCCTGCGCCACGCCTGGGTCGACCTCGTCCCCCTGATGCGCGGGGAGGATGCGCCGCCCCTGTCCCGGCGGGAGGCCCAACTGTGGGCGCTGGTTCTGGCCTCGCGTCACGTGCCGCATCAATTGCGGCGGGTTGTGGGCGAGCAGGGCGAGGGCTGGGCGGTCAGGGTGCAGGAGTGGTTCGCCGGCCGGGCCGTGGAGGAACTCGAACTCTATTTCGAGGAAAACCGTCCGGAACTGGCAAAGGTAGAGCTGCCCGACCTGCGGCCCGTGGGCGGGAACGAGCCGACCCTGTTCGGTCTGGCTCTGCTCGTGGCCTTTTATTGGGCCTACTCCCGTACCTATCCCAGCCTGGGGCTGTATCCGGATCTGTGGGTCCGGCTCGGCAGCGCGGATGCCGGGGCCATCCTGTCCGGTCAGTGGTGGCGGCTGTGCACGGCCCTGACCCTGCACGCGGACGGACCGCACGTGGCCGGGAACGCGGTCATCGGCGGCGTGTTCATCTGGCTGGCCGCACGGCGGCTCGGTTCGGGCACCGCCTGGCTGCTGACCATGGTCTCCGGGGTCTTGGGCAACCTGTTCAACTCCCTGGTCCTGGGTATCCACCACGACGCCATCGGTTTTTCCACGGCCACCTTCGGTGCGGCAGGGGTGCTGGCCGGGATCACCCCGTTCGGCGTGGGCGGAGGACTGCACGGTCTGGGCAGCGGTTCGTGGTTGCGGCGGTTTTTCCGTTTCACCCGGACGGCGCTCATCCCGTTCGGCGCGGGGCTCGGCCTGCTGGCCATGCTCGGCGCGGGCAACGGGGAGGGCAATACCGACCTGGGCGCGCATCTTTTCGGATTCGCCTCCGGGTTGGGGCTGGGCGCAGCTACCGGGTGGGCGGGTACCCGATACGGATTGCCGGGCAAAGGCGCCGACTTCCGGCTCTATGCGGCGGCCCTGCTCATGCCCGCAGTCGCC